In Euphorbia lathyris chromosome 2, ddEupLath1.1, whole genome shotgun sequence, the sequence AAATTAAACGAATtgaaaaaaggggaaaaaaatATTACACCCCACAATCTATGTTCTTTATAAAAAGCACAACACAGTATAATACAAGGCACTTAAGACGAAATGACACACTGGGCAAACCTAATTGCAGATCGAGGCTAGTTCCATATTATCTGTACCAGTGCCTCGTGATTTTATTGGAGTTCTGGACAGATCATatttacaaattcttcaccacAACGTGGAGATAAATATGTCGTAAATGTTTCTCCCAAACAAATGCCATTACATTATAATGATACAGAAAGCAACTCCATTTACGCCGGGACAGCTTCAGGGAGTTTGCCATTGTTTGCCGGAGTCAAACTGTCATAGTATTCAACCAACACTTCCCATCCACCAGGGCACATGAAACCATTTGGAGGATTCTCCTTGTTCTTCGCAAGCGACCGCATCTGTATAACACAAGCAAAAATCTTTAGACTTGGTCTTGTTTTTGGATTCTTTTTTCAGAAATGTTAAGTTTGCTGCGTACCTTGGTGCCGGATATGAAGAGGAAGTCTTGAGCCCTTGATGGATCAAagaatgccatttttccctgAGTCTTATCATAGGCAGCAACCTGAATTTATAACTGGTTAATAACTCCATTCTTTTCGTGTTCTGTCAAGGAAGCAAAATTAATATATGACTTAGAAAAGGTTAATGTACCTTGAAAGGAAGAATGTTTAGCCGCTCTAATCCTGGAGCCATACTCAGCACCTTCTTCCCATGGTCAGCATCGTATAAATCCCTTTTCTCAACCGGATGGCCCATTCCAGCCGGATCCCTACCAACAATGTAGAAGTTAGCTCCAGCGTTAATTCGAGCTTTTGCATGCCACTGCACCTCAGTCGGACCAGCGTAATGCATGGGAGACGGGAAAATAGAAACGACTGTTGTCTCAGGATCAAGTACACCGTCTTCAAGCACCTGAAAACACATTTACATTGATAAAGTCATTACAGGTCCAAACTATTTCATTACAAGTCTAATTGATAAGCCATGTAAAATTTCAAGTAAACCAACCTTCTCATGTTGCTTCATTCTCCAACTAAGAGGAACATCATCTGCCTTGGTGAAGCCTCCTAATGGGTGAAGTAGAAGGACAGGATTCTTATAACCCATATCTAGAAGCCGCTTACGAGTATCTGTCATTAGCAAAGCATGGCCATTGTGCACAGGGTTTCTGAGCTGAAAAGCAAAGACAGCATCTGCATTGCGCTTTGTGAATTCCTCACGGAGTTCTGCAGGGGATAATCGAAAGCGATCCAAACCATCATTGTACTTGATTGGTTCTATAACCTCCAAATCTCCTCCAATCAGCCAGTTCCCAGATGGGGTAATAGCTTCTTCAACATATGGAAGACCCGGGGCAGTAGTCCCCCAAGTTCTTGCAATCCGTTCTTCCTTGTGGTGCTTGTAGATCTCAATGCTGACATAAACAACAAAAGAATATTAGCCATTATTAATTGTATGGGACAAAATCACTTAGCATAAAGTTTAGGACCCAAAGCAAAGTAATAGTAGTTCCTTGAATACATCATTTTCGAGTTTCAAACTGCACAGCCATCAAAATGGATACTGGCATAATGTCAAAAACTGCAATACATATCTATGAAGAACAAGATATGATGATATAGCAGCACTCAAGACGCAAACTTTGCATTTTCAAAATGCTAGTACTAAGACAGCACCATGAGTGGATAAGGCTGCAGACCAATTTGTACACATTACTCATATTTTCGAGTTGGAAGGTCATCAATAGAAAACGACAACAGTAAACCGCAGAGATTTAAGAAAACATAGAACGACAAAACTGTATTCAGTATACCTAAAAGTTGTTCAATGGGGGacaaagtaaatagaacatgtGCTGCAATTTCCAATTTAATCACAGTTCTTAAGTATCCATATATTCAACTTCTAAACTCTGATAGCAATGtaacaatgaaagatcaaatCTGAAATTGCAACCATAAAAATCTAATTCAATGTATTTCATCCAATGCAACCATAATAATCTGAAATTGCAAAAactaaattcaaataaaaggaaTAAATGTCAACTTACTCGCTCAAAATGGCAATGGTATTATCCTGAGAGTCAACGAGAGCGACCTTTTTGGAATCGCCGATCCGTTGCTTCTGCAAATCATCAAGAGCAAGCACAATCGGAACAGACATGTTTACAACGGAGCCGTCATCAAGACGGATAGCGTTGAAATGAAGTGTTTGGAGGAACTGTGATTCTCTCATGAATCCACGGAGCGGGCTAGCCCAACCTTCGCTCAAAACATGAACCCATTGGATATCAATCTTGGTCAATGTTATCTTAGGCAATGAAATCGCCTCTTTCTGCTTAACATCTTTCTGCGACTTTTCAACAAACAGTTGGACTAATTTCCCACCATCGGGTTCGATCAACGCCGCTCGAAGGCGGACCATCCTTTTGGAGGAAAGCTTGGGAGAGAAGGAGACATTAAGGGGAGGGGCAAAATTGGGATTGAAGGACTTGGGGAGAGATTGAGTAGGAAAAGCGGTTTTGTTGAAGAGGGTTGAAATGGAAGCCATTGATGAGAACCGGAAAGCAGAACTCTCAGGTTCCTCAGGAGATGGTGGAAAGTTAATTATTGGGTGTTTAATAATGGAAGGAAGGGTAATTTGGGGATAAAAGAAACAGAATATAATAGTGGAAATTGATGGATTATGAAATGAAATTAGGATGGAGACAAAGTATGATGTTTTTTTCCACTAAAGTACAGACTGAGTGAAATTGGAATTGGATTTTGAATGAAAGATCGTAGCTCAGCATTTCATATATATAGTGACAAAAAAGTGAGTAGGTATGTATAAAAAGGTAATTCCAAGGGGGATGAACCTGGAcacatttttttctttcataaaaaaaaaaaaaaaaaaaaacaggggTCAATAAAATctcctttttattttctttggtAGACTGATAATAGTGC encodes:
- the LOC136219662 gene encoding ATP sulfurylase 1, chloroplastic-like produces the protein MASISTLFNKTAFPTQSLPKSFNPNFAPPLNVSFSPKLSSKRMVRLRAALIEPDGGKLVQLFVEKSQKDVKQKEAISLPKITLTKIDIQWVHVLSEGWASPLRGFMRESQFLQTLHFNAIRLDDGSVVNMSVPIVLALDDLQKQRIGDSKKVALVDSQDNTIAILSDIEIYKHHKEERIARTWGTTAPGLPYVEEAITPSGNWLIGGDLEVIEPIKYNDGLDRFRLSPAELREEFTKRNADAVFAFQLRNPVHNGHALLMTDTRKRLLDMGYKNPVLLLHPLGGFTKADDVPLSWRMKQHEKVLEDGVLDPETTVVSIFPSPMHYAGPTEVQWHAKARINAGANFYIVGRDPAGMGHPVEKRDLYDADHGKKVLSMAPGLERLNILPFKVAAYDKTQGKMAFFDPSRAQDFLFISGTKMRSLAKNKENPPNGFMCPGGWEVLVEYYDSLTPANNGKLPEAVPA